Genomic segment of Nostoc sp. TCL240-02:
AGAGGGAAGGGAGCAGGCTTGCCGTGAGCGTAGCCGAACGGGAGCAGGGAGCAGGGGGACAAGGAGAATAACTATATTCAATTCCCAATGCCCAATGCCCAATGCCCAATGCCCAATTCCCACTTGCCCTGAGCGGAGCCGAAGGGATGCCCAATTCCCAACTAGTATCAATCTTTGCAAGTACCAAACCTAAGACAATCTTCGGTTTGGTCATCTCTAGCTGATATTTGCCACGGCAATATGCGTAACGGAGCATTTGCACTGTAAACAATTAGACCAGCGATTGTAGGAAGCTGGTTGTTGACAATCGTCACGTCACTGCTAAGAGCATTACTTAGCCCAACATTGTATAAATAAACAGGCAATGCCATTAAGACAAAGCAAATTGTCCGGTTCATAACCAACCTCAGTTAAAAATTTCCGATTGCGCTATGTATGTATAGATGCCACCTTGATGAACCGGATTTTCAAAACTGAGTATTAAATATTAATGTTGTGTGAATTTACCCAGCACTACCAGTAGGCTATCAACTTGAAATTGATGGGTAGACAACCTTGTAGTAAGGATTTTAGCCCTTATTCTTGCACTAAAGTGCTTACTACAAACCATCAAAACTAGTTTTACAAGCTACTAGCCGCAGAGACGTGATTTCTAAATTATCAGTTCCACCCTTTTTTTAGGTTAGGCATTGCCTACAAGATGGCTTCCTACTAACTTATGCAGATGCAACCTTAAAAAACAGGAAAAAAAACCCACAGCATCCAAAAACATATCTTGGTAGCTGCATTCCCCAGATAAAATAATGAAGAGTGCTAAGTTAAAAGCGCTGAGTGAACAATTTTGCTCATTACTTAGCACTCAGTTATAAATGTTGCCTACTAACTGACTCATGCCGCCTTTACAAGACGCAGATACTGTAAACGTTCCCAACATCGATCCAGAAGAATATGGCAACTCAGACACAGATCCTCTCAATGAGTTGCCCGATGAAGTCGAAATGTCCCTTTTCGACCACTTAGAAGAGTTACGACAGCGCATTTTCTATTCGTTGATTGCCGTAGCAATAGGTATTATTGGCTGTTTCTTTGCCGTTAAGCCGATTGTCCAGCTGCTTGAGGTTCCAGCACAAGGAGTAAAATTTCTCCAACTTGCACCCGGAGAATATTTCTTTGTCTCCTTCAAAGTTGCAGCCTACACTGGTTTAGTACTTTCTAGTCCTTTCATTCTTTACCAAATTATCCAGTTTGTGCTTCCTGGACTGACTCGCCGCGAACGCCGTTTACTGGGGCCTGTGGTTTTGGGTTCGAGTGTACTGTTTGGCGCGGGTTTAGCATTTGCTTATTTACTCCTTATCCCCGCAGCTTTGAAATTTTTCATCAGTTACGGAGCAGATGTAGTTGAACAACTTTGGTCAATAGATAAATATTTTGAATTTGTGCTGCTACTGTTATTCAGCACTGGTTTAGCATTTCAAATTCCTATCATCCAATTATTGCTCGGTAATTTGAACATTGTCTCATCTGAACGGATGGTTTCTGGTTGGCGTTACGTGATTATGGGAGCAGTAGTTTTAGGAGCCGTACTTACACCTTCTACCGATCCTCTAACTCAAAGTCTTTTAGCAGGAGCCGTTTTAGGGCTTTATTTCGGTGGTGTTGGGCTGGTGAAGCTCACAGGTAAATAACATAGAAAATAGGTAAAAAGATTTTAATGCTGAGTTTTTGAGCAAATGTTTATTAGCTATAGTGATTTTGAGAAAATCGAGATTCATATTGGCAAAGTCATTAAAGTCGAAGAATTTCCTCAAGCAAAAAAACCAGCTTATAAATTGTGGATAGATTTTGGCGATTTGGGCATTAAAAAATCTAGTGCCCAAATTACTAAACTTTATGACCAAGACAAATTAATCAACAGATTAATATTAGCTGTGACTAACTTTCCACCCCGTCAAATAGCCAATTTCATCTCCGAAGTTTTAGTCTTGGGAGTGGTTTTAGACGATGGAGAAGTTGTATTAATTCAGCCAGATAGAGATGTAGCCCACATTCCGCAGGTATATCAGGTGAGAAGATAATATTTTCGGCAAGGCGCACCAAGAAATTGGAGAATCCATCGTCGTTCGTCAGTAAGATTGGTAATGTGTTGAAAGCCAGCGATCGTTACCAGATGAATCGACATGAAACATTGAAACACCCACCGCATCGTAGGAGAGGCAGTTGGTTTACCCAATTGATTGTTGATGGTTTGTTTTGCTTGAGCTAGAGCTTGGCGTAACGCCCGTTGTCCCAAAGTGTAAACTAACAAGCATAGACCCATGACCATTGCTAAAGCAGCAACACGTTCTTTCGAGTTGAGAAAAACACTGCTGGTAAAAAATAAAGGGTCTTTGAGAAAACGAAAACCACGCTCAGTAGATTGCTGGGCTTTGTACTGCTTGAGTAAGTCATCATTGCTCAATTGTTGAGCATCAAGAACATTGGTAGCCAAAATAAAACGTCCGGCTCGTTGTTTTTCAGTGGCAATTGCTAGCTCGTTAGGTACAACAGTCGCACGAATTTGATAGTAACACTGTTGTGGTTGAGCATCTTTACGTGGTCTGCCTGATTTGGCATGGCGTTTGTGTTCGATAATTTCTAGTTCAGCAAGTTCATGAAAGCGTTGCTGAGTCTCAAAACGCCCTGAAGCCTGTATCGCGTCTGCGGCACAAGCAAATTCTTGTTGTGACAACTGTCGCAGTTGAGATTGTGCTTGTTGGAGGTGCTTAGTCAGACGTTTTTCCAGTTGCTTTAAATCTGCTGCGGCACGAGCTTCACTTTCCACCACTAGCCAACGCTGTTTGACTCCACCATAATCGCAGCAACACTCTGCTATTCGGTAGCCTGTGACTATGCTATCCACAAAAGCTTCCTGACTCATTTTCTCCAAGAGTAATTGGGCAGTAGTCAGTGTGGCTGGAACTCGTGATAGCCATCGCAAAGAATCCATTTGTTTAAGATTGCCTTCGGTGTAGAGTGCTGCATCCGCTACAAACAAAGCATCTATTTCCCATTGGTGACGAAATTCTTTCAAGATTTGAGCAAACACGGCTGAGTCGGCTTCATTCCCATCTGCCACTCTTAGATTTAGATATAGAGGAATATCCCCGTCTCCACTGCACATCAGGTCTACAATAAACTGTTTCAGGTCTGGTCGATGATCTCTTGAGTATCCTTTTGTGATTGTTATCTCTCCTGGCTTGCCTGAACCTTCTGTTGAGTTGTTGGTATATTCTCCATGCACATGAAACGAACTTGAATCCAAGTGTAAACTGTCCTTTTCCACCCCAAACTTCTTGGCTGCTGCCAGTGCTACTGTCACAAATACTTGTGTTAATCCCGCTTCATACAGTTTGTCCAAGACTCTGCCCAAGCGGTCATCATTCAAGTGTTCTGGACTTATACCTTCCCCTAGTAAATGCTCTGTGGCTTTGCCTACAAAGAACTTCTCAAATAGGTATAGTGGCGCACTTACTAAACCCAAGCCATTGAGAATCATTGCTTTGACTGCTTGACCTGAACTGACTATTTCTTGGTAATGTGTTCCCAGTATTTGGTTGATTTGCTCTACCAAACACATTTGATCAATAATCCCTGCCACTATCCCACAGTGGTCAATATCTTGTACTCTTATTTCTGATACTGATGGTGTCATTCATCAAAAATACCATTGATCTCCTCTCTTACCTGCGGAATGTAGGTTACATGAATCAAGCAAATAATACCTGTGATATAGCAAGGGACTGGGGACTGGGTGAAAAGTCTTTTTGTGTCTAAGTTTCATCATTTGTTGATGTCCTAACCACCAAATCTTGTGCTATATCATGTCCGCTAAATGGCTATGGTGTACACACAAATTTTCTAAATATTTCCTTATATCATTTGCTCTGCAATGCTAATGCATCGACTTACAATGCTAATGTATCGACTTGCAATGCCATTGCATCGACTTGCAATGCTAATGCATCGACTTACAATGCCAATGCATCGGCTTACAATGCCAATGCATCGGCTTACAATGCTATTGCATCGACTTACAAGTGCTAATTAATGCATGGTAAAGCCTCTGCTTAATCCCATGAAAACTTCGGGACTGTCAGATTTTGACTTTGGTCACTTCCAGCAGTTTAACGCTGGCATAAATAGCATCAATATAAGGTGTGGGAATTTGAGTCAGTTTTCCCAATTCTGCCACCGCGCCAACAATAGCGTCTATTTCCGTAGCGCGTCCTGCTTCAATATCTTGTAACATCGAGGTTTTATGGGCACCAACATTTTCTGCCCCATTAATTCGCTGTTCTAAAGTGATACCAAACTTTATACCCAAATTTTCCGCGATCGCTTGAGTTTCTGTCATCATAAACCGCGCTAATTCACGGGTGAGGGGATAGCGGCAAATATCTTCTAGAGTAGCACCAGTCAGCGCACTGATAGGATTAAACGCCACATTTCCCCACAACTTGATCCAAATTTCCGTGCGAATTTGATTGCGGATTGGTGCTTTGAATCCTGCCTGTTTTAAAGCCTGTGCTAATAATTGGATGCGATCGCTTTTACTACCGTCGATTTCACCGAGAGTAAAGCGATCGCCTTCAATATGTTTAATTACACCTGGTTCAATTATCTCAGTTGCCGGGTAAACAACACAACCAATGGCACGTTCAGCCCCAATACTACTTTCAATAATCCCATCTGGGTCAACAGATTTAATTCGCGTACCTTCATACTCACCGCCATGCTGACGAAAGTACCACCAAGGAACGCCATTTTGGGCTGTCACCACCATTGTGTGAGGATTGTAGAGTGCAGGTAGAAGAGGTGCGATCGCAGGCACACTGTGAGCCTTGACAGTTAGAATTACTACATCCTGTGGCCCCGCTTCCTGAATATTGCTAGTTGCCAAAAACGGAGTAGCAATTTGGCTAGAACCGTCTGCCATGAGCAACTTCAGCCCATTTTCTTTAATCGCCTCCAAATGGGAACCACGTGCAATTAGCGTCACTGCTTCACCTGCCAGTGCCAGTTTTGCCCCTAAATATCCACCAATTGCACCCGCGCCAACAATACAGATTTTCATTTTGTTTAGGGATAGTTAGCAAATAATTAACTACTTATTTACCCTCAAACAGCTAGGCTTTGGATAGCTTTCAGTAAATCTTGATGAACAGATTTTGAGGCAGCTATTATCAATCCAGGCAGACTATAGTTTTGACAAGTATGCAATGGCGGTAAAGTCGAACCGTCCAGAGTCGTTACAATCCAACCAGCCTCTTTCGCAATAAAAGCGAGTGCAGCAACATCAATAAATTTACCCGATTTAATCACTGCTCCACTCAAGTCACCAGTGAGAATACCATTAAGATTAGGAATTTGAATATCACTAGAGTAATCATTCGCTATATCAATTACTTGATATCGATCTTTTAGTAAATGTCCAATAGAATTCATTGCCCATCCCAACAAAATAGCAGGTTTGGCAGATGTTATGTGTAATGGGGCACAGGCTTCTAGGCTCATGTCCAGAGTCCCTTTAAAAGCACCTTCACCTCGAAGGGCATAAAAATAAATGTTTTGGGCAGGAGAAATGGCGATTACGGCTTCAAAGTTATCTGAATTTAGAATACTGAGAATAATTTGGTAATTAGAATGTCCATCCATGTAAAACTTTGTACCATCAATTGGGTCGAGTGTGACTAAGTAATCACCTTCTGAACCGAGTTCGGTAGCACGAAAATACTTGGTGTTATTAGAACTTGCATACTCTTCTCCATAAAAGCGAATATCTGCAAAAGTGCCCAGTAATACTACTTCTACTAGATTTTGAATAGCCACATCCGCATCAGTAAGTGCAGCACTAAAAAAGTTGTTTCCTTCTCCTTTGGCGGGAAGTGCAGCAATTTTTGGTTGAAGAAAATGGGCATAAGCTGCTGCTACTTTCAGATGGGGGAGTAAAGTCTCCAAAATTAGCCGAGTAGTGGGTGTTGTGGACATTGCAGCAAACTCCTTTCAGAAATAATCTACCGTTGGCAGAGCGATAGAATTCTATAATCTAGACAAAATTACGGTATCATTGTGGTGCAATGATACCACAATCTTTCCCAATCTACTGGATGTTAGAGGAACTATGGCACTGATTGCAGAAACTGCTAGTTAATGCCTATAAATGTAATAGCTGTTGCTGCTTCAGCAGGATTTGTGGGTGGCTGTCTCTTATCTAACTTCTGAAAATAACTCCAAAAGCTCCTAGTGGTCTGTCAAGAACTAATTGACGGATAAGTAAATCTTGCAATTTTTCTTCTTTCCTTCTTCCTTAGCGCTCTTTGCGTCCTTTGTGGTTCGTTCCTTTATCCATCAAAATGTATTAGATATCTCCGAAAAAGAATCTAGAGACGCGTTAGCGTAGCGGGACGAAGTACAATGTCGCGTCTCTACAAGGGTTCTGAATAAGGCATATTTAATTTCTGGAAATGTCTATTTGACAGACTACTAGCAACTTCTACTGAATTAGAAGAAGATGCGACTGATGATGTTATAAATGCAACATTAATCAGTTTCTAATTATCTGAAATTGGTACAAGAATTATTTAATACTATTGGCAAAGTCGTATCTGCCCCCACGTTCAAGAGCGCGTTTGTAAGCGGGCCGCGCATGGATGCGCTCGATAAATTGCTTAATTTTCGGTCGGCTTGAGATGAGTTCGGCTTCCACAGCGACTATTTCCAAAGGAAAGCTCATTTGGATATCGGCGGCGGTGAATTCTTCGCCTACAAACCATGTACTCTTACCAAGTTCATCTTCTATATAGTCAAAATAGTCAAAGTGAAGCTTAATTTGGGGTGCGATAAATCCTTCGTTTACGCTGTCTCCTAGCCCAAAACGGTTGAAGACGAGATTCATTACCAGAGGTGGCATTGCAGAGCCTTCGGCATAATGCAGCCAATAAGTGTAGCGCAGACGCTCTGGTGTACCAGATGGCAGGATTAGCTGACCATTGCCGTAGCGTTCGACGATGTATTCGATGATAGCACCCGACTCAGCAACAGTATTTTCTGCATCTGTGATTACTGGTGACTTGCCGAGGGGATGGACTTCACGCAGGGATGCTGGTGCCAGCATCGTCTTCTGGTCGCGTTCGTAAAACTTAATTTCATAATCGATCCCTAATTCTTCAAGCAGCCATAGCACGCGCTGCGATCGCGAGTTGTTAAGATGATGGACAACGATCATAATAGCTACTTTTATTACAATAGAGTTATTACTGACTTTTCATCATCTGAAACTACCATCAGGTGACTAATTCTTCATCTATCTAATGGTTTGTTTTGGGTTTTGGGTAGAGCTAAATCAACCACTGATTTCTGGATTTGGAATTCTTCTTTAATTTCCTCCTACTGTGATTCAATAATTCGTGGGAAAAAATAACCATTACCTCTTGCTGTGATAATCAACTCTGGTAAGTTGGGGTCATCTTCTACCTTTGTCCGCAATCGGGAGATATGCACGTCTACTACACGGGTGTCTAAATGAAGTCCTGGTACGCAACCCCACAATAGCTGCAACATTTCTAATCGGGAAAAAACTTTTCCAGAATTGTTCACTAACAACTCTAGTAAGCTAAATTCCACACCTGTCAGGCGAATGCGTTGCTCATTTTTATAGACTTGCCGCTTATTCGTATCAATTTTGAGATTTCCCACATGGATAATCGTGGAATTAGGAGTGGTATTGACACTACTTTTATGGAAGCATCGCCTTAGTATGCAGGCAATCCGAGCTTCTAGTTCCTTGGGAGAGAAAGGCTTTGTCATATAGTCATCAGCACCTAACTCTAGCCCAGTAATCCTATCGGCTACGTTTCCCAAGGCTGTAAGCATAATAATTGGTACATCTGACTCTTTCCGTAATTCTTGGCATACACCGTAGCCATCGAGCTTTGGCATCATCACATCCAAAACTATTAAGTCAGGAGTGGATACACGAAAAGTTGACAAAGCTTCTTCACCATCGCTAGCTGTGACGACATCATAGCCAATCATGGAAAGACGCGTCTCTAAAATCCGACGTATGCTCGCTTCGTCGTCTACTACCAGGATTTTTCCTTTATGACCTGACAAGTTTCTCAATGCTCCTTTACAGCGAGAACTCTTAACCCTCTATTATCAGGCTTGATTGAGTCTAAAACACAAAACGGCCTTGGACTTACTCTAAAGCAGTAGTGTAAATTGCTCAAAGCACCTGTGCAAAATTATACTAAGGCATCTGCACGAAAAAGAGATTTGCACTCAATTAAGAAATTCTTCAGCAGGGGACTCGTATTTTCCATAGATTTAGTGTATCTTGTTTATTCCGTGCAATTATTAACACTCATTTTACCCCCGACTTTTTACAACTGTCTTGTCATCCGACTTTTCAGCCAATGGCTTCGATATTCAGTGAATGAAAACTTTTAATTAGTAGATATGAAGATCATCAAAAAATCTGACACGCTGACCCTGAAGAAAATGATGGAAATCCAAGACGCTGAAGACCAAAATCTTCAAGCTGATACCGTCAATTTTTCAGCCCCTGTGGTTGATGAGCAACCAGTAGCGATCCCAGAGCCGAGAGAACCCGACTACATTCCATTGCGCGATAATCCCATAGTCCAATCTGTTGGCAATTCCGGCTGGCAGATTTCTGATATTTGGCGGGATATCCGCGTAGATGATTTTTGTAATTTTGGATAACTGTCAACTGTAGTTGTTGAAACTGCAATAAAGCTTTTAACGTATCGGTAATTTGTCAACCTCAAGAATTTAAGGTAATTCCGAATTTATCTTTGATTTTGACTGGGATTGATTGGATCTATTAGGTGGTTTATCCATCTTTTAGTCAAGTTAACTGTATTTCTGGCGTAATCGCCCGGCTCAAAGCTAGCAATTATTTACGAGATCCATTCAATACTGTTTTAAGACAGCTTATGGCTTGGGAATCTTGCCCGTTAAAAGACGGGCGAGGTGCCTATGCTTGTTGTATTCCAAGTAAAGGATTGTATACGTCTCCCAACTTTCAATACTATTAAATGTAACAGTGCGTTACAACTTCTTTCTAACCTCTTAGGCACAGCCTACTTATTCCTTATTTCCAGCATTTTCGACAGTGCTGACTTTGAGGAATGTAACCATATAAATTACACAAGTCAATATTATTCCTCATGGTCTTGAAGTGAACCAAGGCTTATGCAAAACTTGAGATCCTTCGCTTCTAGCCTACTTTTAAGGAATTGATCAATGGCGCGTCTAGCCCTGCTGAGTGTATCTAACAAAACTGGTATAATTGACCTAGCCCGTAGCTTGGTTGAAGAATTTGACTTTGATTTAATCAGCAGTGGGGGAACAGCCCAAGCCCTCAAAGATGCGGGACTCCCTGTTACAAAGGTTGCAGATTACACAGGTTCGCCAGAAATTTTAGGTGGCCGAGTCAAAACCCTACATCCCCGAATCCATGGCGGAATTTTGGCACGGCGAGATGTTCCCCAAGATATTACAGATTTAGAAAATAACCAAATTCGCCCGATTGATTTAGTGGTGGTGAATCTATATCCCTTTGAGGAAACGATCGCTAAACCAGGGGTAACATTATTAGAAGCTGTTGAACAAATTGATATCGGTGGGCCTGCTATGCTACGGGCATCATCGAAAAACTTCGCCCATCTGGCTGTATTATGCGATCCGGCACAGTATGACGAGTATTTGCAGGAATTGCGCCAAAATAACGGCATAGCATCCCTAGAGTTTCGGCAAAAGGCAGCATTAAAAGGATTTTCGCACACTGCTAGCTATGATCGAGCGATCGCATTTTACCTCGCAGAAGCACAGCAATACACCCTTAGCGGCACACAATTACAATCTCTGCGTTACGGTGAGAACCCCCATCAACCCGCCACCTGGTATCAAACTGGGACTACTCCAACGGGATGGGCAGCTGCAACAAAGCTGCAAGGCAAAGAACTTAGTTACAATAACTTAGTTGATTTAGAAGCCGCACGCCGAATCATTGCTGAATTTACTGATACTCCAGCCGCAACGATTATTAAACATACAAATCCCTGTGGTACGGCATTGGGAAGTAGTATTTTCGAAGCGTATCAAAAAGCTTTCAATGCTGATTCGACTTCTGCCTTTGGTGGGATTGTCGCACTCAACCGCCCGATTGATGCGGCTACGGCTAGCGAGTTAACTAAAACATTTTTAGAATGTGTGGTTGCACCAAGTTGTGACGCAGAAGCTCAAGAAATCCTGGCTAAGAAATCTAACGTGCGGGTTTTGACTCTAGC
This window contains:
- the tatC gene encoding twin-arginine translocase subunit TatC, whose product is MPPLQDADTVNVPNIDPEEYGNSDTDPLNELPDEVEMSLFDHLEELRQRIFYSLIAVAIGIIGCFFAVKPIVQLLEVPAQGVKFLQLAPGEYFFVSFKVAAYTGLVLSSPFILYQIIQFVLPGLTRRERRLLGPVVLGSSVLFGAGLAFAYLLLIPAALKFFISYGADVVEQLWSIDKYFEFVLLLLFSTGLAFQIPIIQLLLGNLNIVSSERMVSGWRYVIMGAVVLGAVLTPSTDPLTQSLLAGAVLGLYFGGVGLVKLTGK
- a CDS encoding tRNA-binding protein — translated: MFISYSDFEKIEIHIGKVIKVEEFPQAKKPAYKLWIDFGDLGIKKSSAQITKLYDQDKLINRLILAVTNFPPRQIANFISEVLVLGVVLDDGEVVLIQPDRDVAHIPQVYQVRR
- a CDS encoding IS1634 family transposase, whose protein sequence is MTPSVSEIRVQDIDHCGIVAGIIDQMCLVEQINQILGTHYQEIVSSGQAVKAMILNGLGLVSAPLYLFEKFFVGKATEHLLGEGISPEHLNDDRLGRVLDKLYEAGLTQVFVTVALAAAKKFGVEKDSLHLDSSSFHVHGEYTNNSTEGSGKPGEITITKGYSRDHRPDLKQFIVDLMCSGDGDIPLYLNLRVADGNEADSAVFAQILKEFRHQWEIDALFVADAALYTEGNLKQMDSLRWLSRVPATLTTAQLLLEKMSQEAFVDSIVTGYRIAECCCDYGGVKQRWLVVESEARAAADLKQLEKRLTKHLQQAQSQLRQLSQQEFACAADAIQASGRFETQQRFHELAELEIIEHKRHAKSGRPRKDAQPQQCYYQIRATVVPNELAIATEKQRAGRFILATNVLDAQQLSNDDLLKQYKAQQSTERGFRFLKDPLFFTSSVFLNSKERVAALAMVMGLCLLVYTLGQRALRQALAQAKQTINNQLGKPTASPTMRWVFQCFMSIHLVTIAGFQHITNLTDERRWILQFLGAPCRKYYLLT
- a CDS encoding 2-dehydropantoate 2-reductase; its protein translation is MKICIVGAGAIGGYLGAKLALAGEAVTLIARGSHLEAIKENGLKLLMADGSSQIATPFLATSNIQEAGPQDVVILTVKAHSVPAIAPLLPALYNPHTMVVTAQNGVPWWYFRQHGGEYEGTRIKSVDPDGIIESSIGAERAIGCVVYPATEIIEPGVIKHIEGDRFTLGEIDGSKSDRIQLLAQALKQAGFKAPIRNQIRTEIWIKLWGNVAFNPISALTGATLEDICRYPLTRELARFMMTETQAIAENLGIKFGITLEQRINGAENVGAHKTSMLQDIEAGRATEIDAIVGAVAELGKLTQIPTPYIDAIYASVKLLEVTKVKI
- a CDS encoding inositol monophosphatase family protein encodes the protein MSTTPTTRLILETLLPHLKVAAAYAHFLQPKIAALPAKGEGNNFFSAALTDADVAIQNLVEVVLLGTFADIRFYGEEYASSNNTKYFRATELGSEGDYLVTLDPIDGTKFYMDGHSNYQIILSILNSDNFEAVIAISPAQNIYFYALRGEGAFKGTLDMSLEACAPLHITSAKPAILLGWAMNSIGHLLKDRYQVIDIANDYSSDIQIPNLNGILTGDLSGAVIKSGKFIDVAALAFIAKEAGWIVTTLDGSTLPPLHTCQNYSLPGLIIAASKSVHQDLLKAIQSLAV
- a CDS encoding glutathione S-transferase family protein; its protein translation is MIVVHHLNNSRSQRVLWLLEELGIDYEIKFYERDQKTMLAPASLREVHPLGKSPVITDAENTVAESGAIIEYIVERYGNGQLILPSGTPERLRYTYWLHYAEGSAMPPLVMNLVFNRFGLGDSVNEGFIAPQIKLHFDYFDYIEDELGKSTWFVGEEFTAADIQMSFPLEIVAVEAELISSRPKIKQFIERIHARPAYKRALERGGRYDFANSIK
- the rpaB gene encoding response regulator transcription factor RpaB, whose translation is MSGHKGKILVVDDEASIRRILETRLSMIGYDVVTASDGEEALSTFRVSTPDLIVLDVMMPKLDGYGVCQELRKESDVPIIMLTALGNVADRITGLELGADDYMTKPFSPKELEARIACILRRCFHKSSVNTTPNSTIIHVGNLKIDTNKRQVYKNEQRIRLTGVEFSLLELLVNNSGKVFSRLEMLQLLWGCVPGLHLDTRVVDVHISRLRTKVEDDPNLPELIITARGNGYFFPRIIESQ
- the purH gene encoding bifunctional phosphoribosylaminoimidazolecarboxamide formyltransferase/IMP cyclohydrolase: MARLALLSVSNKTGIIDLARSLVEEFDFDLISSGGTAQALKDAGLPVTKVADYTGSPEILGGRVKTLHPRIHGGILARRDVPQDITDLENNQIRPIDLVVVNLYPFEETIAKPGVTLLEAVEQIDIGGPAMLRASSKNFAHLAVLCDPAQYDEYLQELRQNNGIASLEFRQKAALKGFSHTASYDRAIAFYLAEAQQYTLSGTQLQSLRYGENPHQPATWYQTGTTPTGWAAATKLQGKELSYNNLVDLEAARRIIAEFTDTPAATIIKHTNPCGTALGSSIFEAYQKAFNADSTSAFGGIVALNRPIDAATASELTKTFLECVVAPSCDAEAQEILAKKSNVRVLTLADLSSGPKDTVKAIAGGFLVQTSDDVIADTSQWQVVTERQATDSELAELLFAWKVCKHVKSNAIVVTSDRTTIGVGAGQMNRVGSVKIALEQAGEKAKGAILASDGFFPFDDSVRTAAAAGITAIVQPGGSLRDKDSIIAANELGLLMVLTGVRHFLH